ATGTTCAACGTGGACGTGTACTTTAACTACTTCATCATCAGCCGCTACAAGTAAAGAATCACCAAGTTTGCTTAAATCTTGACGGAATTGTTCTTCGTCAAAAGGTTTTAGACCTGGCTTGTTTTCGTTTATTTTTACGATAATTTCGGTACAGTAACCAAAATGAATATCCTCTGTCGACATAAAGTCTTGCACATGGCGATGGTGTTCCGCATTGATTAATTCACCCATAGAGGCCATATAATCAGGTGCTTCTGCCATTTTGCCAGTGAGGACGCCATAAAATCCTTCGTAAATAATGATAAGGCCTTGACCACCACTATCCACTACGCCAACTTCTTTTAACACTGGAAGTAAATCAGGTGTTTTTTCTAATGCTACTTTCCCTTGTTTCAAAATGGCTTCCATGACTAATTCGATTTCTTTGTGTTCGTTTGCTGCTGCTACACCGGCTTTTGCTGCTTCACGAGCTACAGTAAGGATAGTTCCTTCAACTGGTTTCATAACTGCTTTATAAGCTGTTTCAACGCCTTTTACAAAAGCTGCGGCAAATTCCTCGGCATTTAAGGTTTCTTTGTTTTCAATTGATTTCGAAAATCCGCGGAAAAGTTGGGATAAAATAACGCCAGAGTTCCCACGGGCACCCATTAGCAAGCCTTTCGCTAAGTTTGCTCCAACGGCACTAATTGTTTCTTTGTCATTTTTCGCAACTTCTTCTGCGCCACTTGTCATCGATAGGTTCATATTCGTTCCCGTGTCACCATCTGGAACCGGGAAGACATTTAATGAATCTACAAAATCAGCATTTTTTGCTAAATTTTCTGCTCCAAGTGCTATCATTGCTGCAAATTTCTCTGAGTCTAACTGATATATACTCACTTACATAATCCTCCTTATGATTCCTTGATTACTCGGACACCTTGAACATAAATATTCACTGATTCCACTGTAATACCGAGTGTTTTTTCTAGTGTGTATTTTACGCGCTCTTGTACGTTGTGCGCTACTTCGGATATTTTTGTTCCAAAGCTAACAATGATATACATGTCGATATGTATACCTTCCTCTTCTTGTCTTACGATAACACCTTTTGTATAATTTTCTCTTCTAAGAATATCGGTTAAACCATCACGAATTTGATGTCTACTTGCCATTCCAACGATACCAAAGTTTTCTTCGGCAGCTCCGCCAGCGATTGTTGCAATTACATCACTAGTAATATCGATTTTGCCAAGCTTTGTGTCGATTTCAATTGCCATTCTATATTCCTCCTTGTGGATTATATTCTCGTTCGATTATTTTTATTATTGATTTTATTTGATTATAAAGTCGTCCTTACCTATTTTACTATAATCACGGCCCTTTGGAAAGCATATCCTCCATTTGCTTGATTAATGCTACTTTTATGCTGTCAAGTAAAAATTCTTTGCACTATTTTCGCTTATCCTCTTGCAAAGTATACTTGTTTATGATAAATTATTCTAGTGTATGAAAAACAAATGGATAGGTTATTTTAAATAAGTTATCCGAAGAGCTCTGTAAGGAGGGGTAAACTATGGCTAAAGAAT
This portion of the Listeria cossartiae subsp. cossartiae genome encodes:
- a CDS encoding DAK2 domain-containing protein; amino-acid sequence: MSIYQLDSEKFAAMIALGAENLAKNADFVDSLNVFPVPDGDTGTNMNLSMTSGAEEVAKNDKETISAVGANLAKGLLMGARGNSGVILSQLFRGFSKSIENKETLNAEEFAAAFVKGVETAYKAVMKPVEGTILTVAREAAKAGVAAANEHKEIELVMEAILKQGKVALEKTPDLLPVLKEVGVVDSGGQGLIIIYEGFYGVLTGKMAEAPDYMASMGELINAEHHRHVQDFMSTEDIHFGYCTEIIVKINENKPGLKPFDEEQFRQDLSKLGDSLLVAADDEVVKVHVHVEHPGEVLNYGQQYGSLLKMKVENMREQHNEIVGDDKAPTKEKAPYGIVTVSAGEGLKKLFESMGVSVVLSGGQTMNPSTEDIVKAIESANAEQVFVLPNNKNIQMAAEQAAQLLGDDKVQIIPTKTIPQGLTAVLSFQADQDFLANAEAMRAAIEDVASGQVTTAVRDTTVEGVEIKKDSFIGMVEGKIKVSCATLEEAAYETLEKLLDDDSEIATIIVGEDSDVAKAEELADKVTEAFPDVEVEIHEGDQPVYPYIFAVE
- a CDS encoding Asp23/Gls24 family envelope stress response protein, translating into MAIEIDTKLGKIDITSDVIATIAGGAAEENFGIVGMASRHQIRDGLTDILRRENYTKGVIVRQEEEGIHIDMYIIVSFGTKISEVAHNVQERVKYTLEKTLGITVESVNIYVQGVRVIKES